The sequence below is a genomic window from Dehalococcoidia bacterium.
ATGGTGCGGGTCTCCGACGACGGCTGCGGCATCCCCCCCGCTGAGGTGGAGCTAGCCTTCCGCCACTTCACCACCAGCAAGATCCGCACCCTGGACGACCTTCACCATCTCTCCACCCTCGGCTTCCGTGGCGAGGCCTTGGCCTGCCTGGCTTCCCTAGCCCAGGTGGAGATGGTCACCCGCGCCCGTGGCCATCTGGGGGGCGTGCGGGTCCAGGTGGAGGAGGGGCAAGTGGTGGGACGATGGCCTGCACCCCACCCTGTGGGGACCACAGTGGTGGTGCGCCGCCTCTGCCCACCCACCACGCCCCAGGCAGGAGAGGCCCCTATTAGGGAAGTGATAAGGGCCTTCGCCCTGGCCCACCCCCACGTTCGCTTCGAGCTGAGAGCGGAGGGGCGGAGGGTATTGGCCACCTCCGGCTCCGGGGACCTGCGGGGGGTGGTAGCCGAGCTCTTCGGCCCTACGTTGGCCAGCACCATGGCCACCTTAGGGCCCGACTCCCAAGGAGATGTAGAGGTCTCGGGCCTCATATCGCGTCCCCCAGCCGCCCGTCCCGACCGTCAGCGCATCTACGTGGCCGTCAATGGCAGGCCAGTGCGCACCCCCTCCCTCCTGGAGGCGGTGGAGACCGCCGCCCGTCCCTTCTTCCCCAAGGGGCGCTTTCCCCTAGCGGTGGTCCACCTGCGCCTGCCTCCTTGCCTGGTGGACGTCAACCTGAGCCCAACCAAGGACGAAGTGCGTATCCTGCCCCAGCAGGAAGCCCTGGGCCTGCTGCGAGAGGCCGTGCGCCGGGCCCTTAGGGAGACGCCCCTGACTGAGGCGGTAGGGGCTTCCCCGCTCCTCGGGCCATGGCCATCGCCACGGCTGGCGGAGGGGCCGCCACAATGGGAAAAGGCACCCCTGCGGCCCCTGGGCCAGCTCCTGGACACCTTCCTTTTGGCCGAGGGGGCCCAGGGCCTCTACATCATCGACCAGCACCGGGCCCACGAAAGGGCCATCTACGAGAGCCTGCTGGCCAGGAAGGGCCAGCGCTCTCCCCTCAAGGAACCCATCGTGCTAGAGCTGAAGCCCCACCAGGCGGCCATGCTGCGCGGGATGCCTGCCCTCCTGGCCGAGCTAGGCTTCTCGCTGGAGGAGTTCGGACGCCACCACTTCCTGGTGCGGGAGGTGCCCCACATGCTGGAGAACGTCCCCGGCCGAGCCCTGGAGGAGGCCGTCCAGGAGGCACTGGTGGAAGAGGAGGGATGGCTGGAGAGGCTTCTTATATCCTTGGCGTGTCGGGCGGCCGTGCGTCGGGGCCGCCGTCTGCGCCCAGAGGAGGTGGCAGCCATCCTCGAACCCTATCAGCGGCCTGGGGCCCCCACATTGTGCCCCCATGGAGGCCCCATCGCTTTGGTCATCGGGAGGGAGGCGCTGGCCAGGCAGCTGGGGCTGGGCTAGGCGTACCGCTCCTCGCGCCAAGGGTCGCCCCGCATATGGTAGCCATAGGTCTCCCAGAAGCCGGGGCGGTCCTCAGTGAGGAACTCCAGGGCCCGCACCCACTTGGCGCTCTTCCAGAAATAGAGGTGGGGCACCACCAGGCGCAGGGGCCAGCCATGCTCGGGGCTCAGGGGTTGGCCATTGTGCTTGTGGGCCAGGAGGACATCGTCCCTTAGGAGATCGGTAAGAAGGAGGTTGGTGGTGTAACCGCCATAGCAGTGGACCATCACCGCTTTGGCTTCGGGGCGGGGCCGGCAGAGGGCCATCACCTCCCTCACCAGCACTCCTTCCCACTGGTTGTCCAGCTTGCTCCAGCCCGTGACACAGTGGATGTCACTGTGGACGACCGTCTGGGGCAGGGCCATGAACTCCTCCCATGTGAGGGACACCTCCCTCTCCACCGCCCCTATGAGATGGAGGCGCCAACGGGCCAGATCGATCCTGGGGGTGAAGCCATAGGTGAGGACGGGCCACCCCGTCACGACCCTCTGACCAGGAGGCAGACGGCCACCATAGGCCTCCCTCTGGCCAGGCCGCACCTCCCTTACGTTCATGGCCTCTCGCTCCCCTTCGTCTGGACCGACTTAGTGAAAGGACGGCACGGTGGGAAGGATAGCATAGGGTGGCAGGAGCGTCAAAGGCCCTTCTATCATCGGAAGAGGAATGGGAAAGGGGATTGGCGCATTTCTCGGCGCCGCGGGGGCCATCCTGACTGTAGACCAGGTCACTAAGGCGGTGGTACGGGGCCTTATGGAGGTGGGCCAGTACTTCCCAGGACCGGAATGGCCCCTGCGCCTGCACTACGTCACCAACACGGGGGCCGCCTTTGGCATCCTGCAGGGCCAAGTGGCTTTCCTCATCTTCACCTCCCTCATCGGCATGGCGGCCATCGCCTATTACTTCTTCACGCGCCCCACGGGGCAGCCGGAGGCCGTGGCCCTGGGCATGATGCTCGGAGGGGCGGCGGGCAACCTCGTGGATCGCCTGCGCCTTGGGGAGGTGACCGACTTCCTCTCCTTCCCCCACTACCCGTCCTTCAATGTGGCCGATGCCTCCATCGTGATGGCCCTAGCCCTCCTGGTGGCCGCCCACATGCTGCCCAGAAGGCCCCGGTTGCCAGGCCCAGGGAGGATGGACAGTGAAGAGGGTGGAGATTGACGTGGTAGAGGGTGGGGAGCGCCTGGACGTGTTCCTCGCCCGCCATCTGGAGGGCGTATCTCGCAGCCAGGTCCAGCGCCTCATAGATGCGGGATGGGTGACAGTAGAAGGGCAGCCGGCCAAGGCGGGCAAGCT
It includes:
- the lspA gene encoding signal peptidase II, producing MGKGIGAFLGAAGAILTVDQVTKAVVRGLMEVGQYFPGPEWPLRLHYVTNTGAAFGILQGQVAFLIFTSLIGMAAIAYYFFTRPTGQPEAVALGMMLGGAAGNLVDRLRLGEVTDFLSFPHYPSFNVADASIVMALALLVAAHMLPRRPRLPGPGRMDSEEGGD
- a CDS encoding sulfite oxidase-like oxidoreductase; protein product: MNVREVRPGQREAYGGRLPPGQRVVTGWPVLTYGFTPRIDLARWRLHLIGAVEREVSLTWEEFMALPQTVVHSDIHCVTGWSKLDNQWEGVLVREVMALCRPRPEAKAVMVHCYGGYTTNLLLTDLLRDDVLLAHKHNGQPLSPEHGWPLRLVVPHLYFWKSAKWVRALEFLTEDRPGFWETYGYHMRGDPWREERYA
- the mutL gene encoding DNA mismatch repair endonuclease MutL, producing the protein MALITLSSEVSQRLVAGEVITGPQAVVKELVENALDAGASAIQVEIWGGGMEMVRVSDDGCGIPPAEVELAFRHFTTSKIRTLDDLHHLSTLGFRGEALACLASLAQVEMVTRARGHLGGVRVQVEEGQVVGRWPAPHPVGTTVVVRRLCPPTTPQAGEAPIREVIRAFALAHPHVRFELRAEGRRVLATSGSGDLRGVVAELFGPTLASTMATLGPDSQGDVEVSGLISRPPAARPDRQRIYVAVNGRPVRTPSLLEAVETAARPFFPKGRFPLAVVHLRLPPCLVDVNLSPTKDEVRILPQQEALGLLREAVRRALRETPLTEAVGASPLLGPWPSPRLAEGPPQWEKAPLRPLGQLLDTFLLAEGAQGLYIIDQHRAHERAIYESLLARKGQRSPLKEPIVLELKPHQAAMLRGMPALLAELGFSLEEFGRHHFLVREVPHMLENVPGRALEEAVQEALVEEEGWLERLLISLACRAAVRRGRRLRPEEVAAILEPYQRPGAPTLCPHGGPIALVIGREALARQLGLG